The segment ATGTTAATCTCAAATGCTAGAATTAGGAATTATCTCTACACGCACATAAACACCATGCTTTAATTTTCAGTCCAAACTGAATCATGGTTTTGCTAGAATTAAGGTTTCTCACCATGCATAaacaatccttttttttttttttttataaaataatttcaagcAAGATCACATGCCATGTTTTCTATCCTATGCTTGAATAATGACATGTACAGATGATGTGACATGACCATTGGCCACCATAATTTAGAAGACATGTTTAGCCTTTGAACTTGGATCAAAGGTTCTATACTAGTTTCTTAtccatgaaaattttcaatttatagaatgtaactaggaacGAAAGCTATGTAATTTTTCTCTTAGATtatatctaggaccaaagctaTGTAATATCCTAGTCATattgatgtaaaatattttttgagttattaaaatgaatttatttttatttggttttcttaattttccatgtaaataaaataagtttctAATCCTATGGGTTCGCTTTTGATGATTGCCTTCTtgatcatcagatcaagacatcaattggtttttgttataggtggggattgaattccaaatctcttattcaaccatcatagactttatcagttgagttaactagaacccacGTGTGtagtatctttttattttatttcaaaaacatTATTGATAAACTTTTGGCGTAAATACACTtttgatccctacattttgggtcatttctcgatttggtccctaaactgaTTTTGCGCTTAGGTCAGTCCCTGATTTTTTAAAATCGTTTTTAAACTGGTCCCTGCCGTCATCCAAGTAACGGAACCCTATTACGTGGCAGATGGAGTGTCCTGGTTGCTGACGTGGCGCTGACGTGGCACTGACGtgacattaaaattttattaaatttttttttttggcatttttcaATGCCAGGTcagcattttaaatttttactttcatattattattatttttggccttaaatctattattattattattatttttactttcattatttttttggctaagaACATAACAAcctgttcttcatgttcttcccaaatTCAAGAAATAAACCCAACAACCAATCCAATCTCTggcaaacccaaatccaaatccagcaACCAAATCTAATCTCCATCAAACCCaggaaaacaagaaataaaacccAGAATCAAGAACAAAACCAGAACAAGAGCAAACCCAAAATGAATGCAAACCCAGAACAAGAGCAAACCCAGAACGAATGCAGGTGAACCCAGAACTGCTCTTCATGTTCTAcagaaaagaagatgaaaacttgcccggaaaattaaaataatcaatattttcttttcttttattgattttcttaGCAAATAATCAAACCCATGAACCcagaaaaatcatcaacaacCTGAAACtagaaaaatcaaacccatgaacctagaaaaatcaaacccatgaaCCCATGAATCAAAAGTCGAGAGATTGCGTGAACCCATGAACCCATGAATCAAACCCATGAATCAATCCCATGAATCAATCCCATGAACCCATGAatcaaaagagagaggaagagggattcgggtttagagagagaaaaaaaagtcgGAGATTgacaaagaaagaagcaaaagaacGATGCAAACACAAACAACACAAACAAGCAAAAGTCTGTTTCATTAGATGCCTCTAATCTCAGACTTCCTCCCTCTCACCTCTAATCAAAACCATCTCAGATTCTTACACCTCAAACTTCCATTCCTTgatctcactttctctctctcagtaCCCCTTGGTCGAAGCTCCCACTGTTCATCTCCTTTAATCGCCGCCGCCACCGCAACTATCAAGTTGGTAAGATCCTCCTAGTCAATGGGTTCGGCAAGGTTCACAGGTGGTGGGATCAGTAAGGTTCATCGATGGTGGGTCAGTTTTTGGGTTGCATGTGGTGTGTGGTATGGGTTTCCAGTAGATCTGAAGGCCCATGTTTTCCTCTCCTCCTCACTTTCTCATCTCACCCTTTCTATCTTCGGATTGAATTTGAAGAGGATCTGAAGCTGatcttggtttattttatttgtttatgatttttgacaaatttgaaaaacttatttGCTGTATGTGTTGAGAAGGGATATTCTGGGTTTGTGAAATAACTATTTGTTGCGTGTGTTGAGAAGGAATCTTGTGGGTTTGTGAAAGGACTATTTGTTGTGTGTGTTGAGAAGGGATCTTCTGGGTTTGTGAAAGGgagttttttgggtttatgaATGAGAACTTGTTGGGTTTGTGAAAAGGGGATTTTCTGGATTACCAATTAGGAGAGAAAAATGTTCAGATCTTGAGATTGACGTTGCCAAGAAAAtgcttaattaaattttattttgtttaactgTTATTGATCTgagttttgatgtgtttggCTCTAAAGAAAGTACAAGAATAGTGTTAATTgctctaaaaaaattttcctcaatCTTTGAAACtgtaaagttttttttcttttgaattttttgagtttaaattgaaatttttttatcagaaattaaaaaaaaaaatttaaaatgctgacctagcattgaaaaatgccaaaaaaaaatatttaataatattttatgtcaGTGCCACGTCAGCAACTAGGGCACTCCGTTTGCCATGTAATAGGGTTCCGTTACTTGGATGACGGCAGGGACCagtttaaaaatgaattaaaaaaatcaggGACTGACCTAAGAGCAAAAtcagtttagggaccaaatcaataaatgacccaaaatgtagggaccaaaagtgtatttacGCCTAAActtttccttaaaattttgtttggtgGATATGATGGATAAGTAAAAAGACCAAACATGTGGGGATAAATTAATTGGAagaaacaaaagatttttgtttccATTATAAGTGTTTGGTAAGAAAAAACGTAAAATGGATGGAAAATTTCGGTTTCTTTTGTTTGACATATATAGAAGAAGGATATGGGATATTATTTacattaaatatttatatatatatatataaacatatatttatTCCGCTTATttgttaatttatatatataaatatatatttattccgcttatttgttaatttttctaaaattttcataaaaatcaCTCCAAAGTTGCATTTCGgctaaaaaaatcatataatacttatttaaaataaattaaacatccatattatttttataaaaaaaaattaaaacatctCATTTTATTTGCATATCACTTTTACCCATATTAACATCACTCTAATCATATGTTTAAACCATACAAATTTCAAGGAATTGATCCAGTAGTAATCATATGTTTAAACTGTacaaatgccaaagggcaaGTCTAGTGGTTAAAGTGTAATGAAATTCATGAGGTATCCTGATTTCAAAACTTCTAACTCAAGTTATACCTAATACAattttaagcaatgttacactgaccaataattttttattgaattcatattttgaaattttaaacattgaattacatgttctatatgttcttaataaacatgccaattttcatgccagtCGAATGTGATTTACCATTCGAttcataaactcatattttatttattattttaaactacaaaaacttgaatttaaataattgattgatgacatgactattgatctttaattatctttaaattttgtaagtatggagGATATTCGAACATAATGTAATCCAgcggtggatttatcaaaattcatagctaattaaaaaatattgagtgatgtaatctatatctatactactatttaagaggATTCTCCTGTTTGAGATTCTTAATTTAAATGTCCAAAATACTCTCAAATTCAGCCGTTTCTACGGCTTAAATCATAAggttaaaaatgtaaaattagtaattaaaaactcataatttttagctaaattataatatttaaaaaaaaaattctcctacTTCCACATTTTTCTCCCACGTTAGTTGTTAAGTActaatacaactttttttttttttttttttttttttcacaaaagtACCATTTTGTTTAtcactaaacttttttttttcccatctctACATTTCTCTCACATTAGTAGTCAAATACTAATACAACttcttcttaaaataaaaaataaaataaaactgccATGAGTAAAACGTGTAAACCCAAAAAGTAAAGAGTAAAAAGCTTCATCGCATGCGCTTCGCGCATGCGACGAGACTAGTATTACTTAAAGTTGCAACAAGTGTAATTTTAATCCAACCCATATAATATTGGCACTGTCAACTCATATGTATATAATAAAGACTCCTGCAAATGCATCCAATACTTCATcactatcataaaatatttagTAACTCATTCATGCTGTGTAAGATTAGTTTGTACTATTAGGAATTTTGTTATTGGAATATGTAAGGAGACTGAAGCTTCGATTTTGACCCGGGAGATAAATAATAGAGAAGTAAGACTAAAGCCAGGTGATACAATTGAAGAGGCAATATGTGCTGCCTATAAATTACTAAGATTTAAGACCACCATGTACTCAAATTTGCATATGCGAAGTTCATGAACTTGTACGCAAACTCATGCCCTACAGGCATATCCCCACGTTTCATTTGACCATCAATTTCCAACCAATCAAATTCAGCACACCCCTGACCCCACGTGTGAGACAGCTTTCCTAGAAATTGTAGGCGGATAAGCAAAACCTTTTGAAAATCAACGGTGTACACTTTGGACTATTTTGCACTACCACACTTGTGCCTGCTGGCCTTCTACAATTATATATAGCCCTTTACTAATGGCCTTAGTGTCACAAAAGGTTTTCTGAAAAGGGAGACCAAAATAACTAAACATTCACAAAGGTTTCCAAACTTTGAGaaaccgaaaaaaaaaatggtgagagCTCCGTGTTGTGAGAAGATGGGGTTGAAGAAAGGTCCTTGGACCCCAGAAGAAGATCAAGTACTGATCAATTACATTCAACTCTATGGCCATGGAAATTGGCGAGCACTTCCCAAACAAGCTGGTAATTGCAAATCCCAATTACTTAATATAAAGATTTGCAGACACACATATTTTCTAGTAGTTGTACATTAATTGGATAGCATATTAGCAAgcaatttttatcattttttgtttgtttgtggatgaatcaatatTATTGTGGTACTTATGAgtattttggtttgttttatAGGTTTATTAAGGTGTGGAAAGAGTTGCAGACTTCGGTGGACAAACTACTTAAGACCAGACATTAAAAGAGGAAATTTCAGCAGAGAAGAAGAGGATACCATCATCAAGTTACACGAAATGCTAGGAAATAGGTTGGTATATTGATAGATTCTCGTTCTTTCTTACCCTCTTCTGTGTGTATAGGACACAAACATTGATTTTAGGATGAAAATTGGTTAGACTGGTTGAATATgctgaaaataatgtaatctcaATATAGTACTGAGTTAAGCTTGTGCtgcatataaacaataattaatgtCTTAGTGGGAAATTTCACTCATTGCATTTTAATTTGATTCAATAGTTTAAAGCTTTGAATCACTATTAGCATCAACTTTCACATTTCCAATTGCTAGAGATGGATACTGAAATACGCAATtcataattctctctctctctctgtggatAGTGGGTTtttaccccctttttttttttttaaggaaacacGTGGGACTCAAAAGATTCCTTACTGTAACATTTTCATGTgctaattaaaaaacaattctGGGTATATACTCATACGCAATACTGCCAAATAAATGTAGCACTTCAAAGCTTATAAAAACTCACAtgtgaaattaatttttttggcaagATAGAATTATCATATTATTAATTCAGGACAAATCCTTATTGTGATTCCGCTTTTTCAGATGGTCAGCAATCGCAGCTAGATTACCGGGACGCACagacaatgaaataaaaaatgtatggCACACCCACTTGAAGAAGAGATTGAAACAAAACCAAGCCAACCCAGAAACAAAACGAAGCTTCAACAATAATATATCCAAATATTATCACGACGCTCTGCGTGAATTAGAATTAGAACCCGTGAATTTTTCAAGTCATGCAAAATCTGAGAGCCTTGAATATAGAGCAGTTTCTCCACAAGAGTGTTCAAGTGACATGTCCACAGTGACCATTAGTGACAATAATAATGAGAACAAAGTGTGTCTAAAGGTCGAATCGCCGAGAAATTTCCCGGAAATAGATGAGAACTTTTGGTCAGAATTGTCGACGGAAAATTCAGAAGTGGTAATGAGTGAGTTTTCAGCAGTTGATGGTGATGCAcaacttcaatttcaattttctcCACTAATGACTATGGAACCCATCCATGGCTATGGTTCAAATATGCATGATAGCATGGATTATTTTTGGTTCAACCTTTTCAATAGGGCTGGAGAGTTGCCAGAATTACCAGACGtttgaccaaaaaaatttattgtaattttttttttttcctttttgtattTCATGtgggaaatgaaaatgaattattGCTGTTCAATTTATTGACCAAGGTTGAACTATGTTCAACGTGGCCAAATTTGTCCAAATTGTCGGAATAAAAAAGAGGTAGAAAAAACAAGTGGGTTCTCAAAGAGCGACCTCAAccacaaaattacaaacataaattaaaaaaatgtctttACTAAATCAGAACTCATGGAATTCAGCTAAATAATAACATTTTGTCTTGCAAATTGTGCTTCTCTAGCATTATGACAAGCACtaagaaataaaagaataaatgaagcATGATGAGCACGCATTAAAATGtgaactctttattttttaagatagtTTCAAATTATGATGTCTATTTTttatgataactctttattgtCAAATCAAAACACTgatcgatttttggtgtagacaaGAATTGaactctaaatctcttattcaactattagagactttactagttgaacttAATTGAAACTCACTAATATGTGGACTCTATATCcctaaaaataattgttttccCCTATGATGACCCAtattgatttctaaaatatagTGAACATGGCAATGAGGTTATGACCATTAATATCCTTAATAGTTCATATAAAATGCATTTCAGAGAGCATTGTTAAGAATtcgtgaaaaaaaaatgtgagtgCCAAGTTAGGTTCCTTGTTAATGATATACCGAAAAGGGGCTATATAATATGCAGGGAATTCCTCTCTTCACGGGTTGtaagtaaaaataattaattaattaaaaaaaaaaaaaaaaaaagagagagagaaaaaggaatgAGCATGCTGGGATTCCTACTTCAATCTGCTTGGAGATCAGCCAACACTGAACTTGTTTTACCCTCTTATTTCAAACcatgtgattttatttatttttctccttattcAATTTGGAACCATAGCGTTAGAGCCAAAGGCAACTCTGTATCTTTTCTATTCTTTAATTTCTTCTGTTGACAATAATCTTTGAATTCTTTTATAGATCAAAATTATTATGCCATAACTATTATCAAAACTATGACATTACCTGTTATGAGTGATTGtttatcatttttacaaaaacacaatatatatttttttctatcacTTGCATTAACCACATCataattatgacaaaaattgcATGTCACAGGAGGGTGTTGACAAATTTTCTCCTTACCTTCGggccaaaagaaaattaagaaaaaaaaaaatcataaagcaCACTACCAAATTAAAGTATATGGCACAATATTGTGTTGGATATATTGCAATAGAATAGTGAGCTATTTGATCTCTCGGATTCTAATACTCGTGGCTCCACTTAGAGAACTTTTTAGTGAGTGGATTTGATATCAGATTTGAAGATATCAACTCGATCTCCTTACGTGTTCCAGGATTCTCAGGCTGATAAAGATGTCGGCTTGATTttccccaaaagaaaaacaaatagtttctcttttctttcactATCTCCCTCCAAACATCTCAATGAGGATGATGTGAAAGTgagaaaaatttacaaaaaaacatCTTTTTAAAGTTCTacatgaaagaaagaaaaaatgaataacTAATATAATATCATAATTGATCTCAAATTCATAAATTAACTTAGGTTTTACGATTAAGTggcatttatatatattatattaacttttTAATGGAGTTTCATACTAACTACATTAACAATTTTGAGGTGAGAATGTTTAACACTTTAACTATACTGTTTAAAGatgccctttttctttttctttttcttttttttttaaaaaatgtttgaTGAAATTTCTAATGTATTATTGAAGTTTTTTGAGACATTGGCCACAAATTCCGGAGcaagcataaaaaaaatgacttgtatatatatatatatatatatatgcacatgtTTTTCTAAGTCGATGTATCCTCATAGGTTATTTTCCATGAATAAAGAGTAGCCCACTGTCTCCAAAAAGCTTGATGTTATTGTTCCGTGCCTCCACCCTGTCTCTCAAAttatttagggtctgtttgaatatcatttataactaaaaattgaaaatactgtagtaaaataatctTAAATATAAATAGTACTGTGtgggacccaattttaaaggtttttttttttttactgaattcCGTATTTGCGAGTCCTATGAACATTGCACAGGACCTATGAAAAAATGCCCAATGCAGATGAAATTTGTTTTCAACTCTATCCAAACTTACACTTAGTGGATGCCACAACATAtgaagaaaatgattttttttttttttttttttttttgagaatctgaagaaaagaaaatgatttggAATGATGGAAGCTTtcagaaattaaaatttctatggCAGTAACATTTGTTACAaattatggacaaaatttaatacattttgCTTTaagctaaaaaggaaaaatgagaggCAGGAGAATAAAATAAGAGGTAGGAGAATTGGTAATTCAAGAAGATAGGTTGTCCATACAATAATATAACGTGTAAGAATATTactaaaaagtttaaatttaagACTGCCAAACTTGGTTGTAACCTAAGACTACAATTCACCtcagtaattttttattggatgtgaattttgacaaattcactattggattacatttccttcttttatcttttatgctcacaaaatttctagaaaattaaaatcaatagttatatcatcaatcaaatgtttaaatttcaagtttttgtagtataaaattatgcataaaaaataagtttatagatcgaaTATTAAATAACATActattgacatgaaatttgatatgtgtattaggaaaataaagaacatataatttaatagttagattttcaaaatatttaaccTTGTTAATTTTCTTAATGGAAATTGTAGCCTTAAGCTACAATCAATATAAttgccaaactttgtccttaaatttatgaatttatatGTCATATTACCCGTTCACTAATATCATTATTATCTAATATGAGACTATATTACTTAACTAATCACACCATCCACATGTGACATCtttaatttgatattattttttttctcctaataAGTCACCCAAGCATTGGATGTTTGGAAGTTAGGAACCCACAACCTCATGAAACACCAAGACTGAAACATGAAAATATCATTTAGTGAGTGTTTGAATCTGAcgttttgtgtttgcattttctctctctctctctctctctctctctctctctctctctctctctctcttttttgattCACGCGTTTTCTGCTTTTTGGAAACAAATAGCAATGTTTATCACTGTTCACGCAttgttcatgtactgttcacgggacccacaaccactttattcagaaaaatattaaaaattagtcccatagtactatttacacatttaaaaattattttgctacaatgttttcagttttgagcaaaataaactgtatccaaacagactctaaaCTATGATCCAATGTCGTATGTCAGTTGCATGTAAGGATTGGCAGGTTTTATAAAACTTGCACAATTCATTTGTAATTGTGCAAGTTTTATAAAAAcgttttcacataaaaaaaggaaaagaaaacttGATAAACGAGTAGCATGGTGTTAATAAACTTTTCTAAGTTCAAGGTAACTAGCCTAACTTAAATAAAGATTTGACCTTCCATTTCTAAGATTTCTTGTATCTTCCAATCGATTTGCAGAATTGTGTTACATCCACTCAAGTTTATCTTTGCACAATGACTAGCAGATTCTGCGTCAAACGATAATTCAAGAAACTAGTAACACTTTTTGAACAACTATTGGTTCTTATTAGTTTGAAATAATATTAAGACGTAAAAAATGACAGGgacaattacaatttacaacctTGGGGTTTATGTTCTCAATAGGCGTAGATAGAGGAAATTGAGGGgtaaattttttcataaataacaTTTGCTAATTTTAAACGTTAAcagtttcattttatttctttcaattttttttagaaccaTTTTATTCCAAATTTTAGGGGACTAAATTTAGCAACTAATAGTTTAATTTTATAGAGTAAATTATGATAGGGCCAAACCGAATGGGGGAaagttttcttttcattttcctaaaacgataattatatttattttcaacagagagagagagagagagagagagagagagagagcgagagaggggaaaaaaaaaaaaaaacaatgttatgTCTCTATGAATTTGAATATACATGGTGTTTGGTTGTGACTGGTGCTGGAATTAATTTCTCTTCGGTAGATGCTAAGTTTCAATTAAGGAATATAAAACAAATACATGGATCTAATTTTGTTCTATATCAAAGCAAAATTATACTACAACCAATTTTCATACTCATTAAACTAAGCactattgaatttattttattttttaattttttgtgtgtgtggaagTTGTGGTTATTTTGGTTGACAAGAATCCTTTGGTAGACATGCTCTTCTAACTTTATcccaattatttttatggtcATATAGTATTATAGTCTATATTTTAGGAGGTAAGATATTTTCGAAATCAACGTCAATTTGGAGTCTGTGGTGTACTATTGTGTTATAATCTCATCTCCTCTCTCTTATGAGTGTGTCTTTGtttctcttaaaattaaaaaaatcttcaacTTGGTTTTACTTTGAACAATTTTGTTTACAATCGTGAATATTACTTTTTTGGACAAGTGGTATTTAGTCCAATATTGGTTTTCTATATAATTAATtccaatcaaaaatcaaaaataaaaatataaggtttaagtaatttttttatattaccttctttttttttttttccttattttcctctctctctctctctctctctctaagttaTAAGTTTTATCCTTTGGGGccactttaaaagaaaaaataggtaTTGAGAAATGGGAAAATATTTACAAAGTACAcgtttttcattctttttatattttagtataccataaggtttttttttaacaaaaatttaagtgaaatgatatttaatcatttataaTGGTTCTGATAAGTGAATTAATGTATTTTTAAGTGGGTGCAATTGTAAATAAGTGTCAAATctacttaaatttttattttttgattttttaatgtttttatatatgtacctttttttactttttttttttttttttcaaatttaagtgGGTACaacttttcttttaagtacttgaTTTTATAGGCATAAACTTTTTGGCAAATTGATAGAAGCACCCTTTCCAACAGCTGATGTCTGCTGTGTGTCCTAGCGACATCTTTTAAGCATGGCCCATGCCTAAAGCAAAGAAATTGAAGCAAGCAACTCGACTGCATGTCGGCAAGTTACATCAAGGCAAATTAATAATCTTAATTATTCTAGTGTTTAGAGGACAATGTTGAACATGTGAGGAAATTGTTTGGGTTAACCGGTTAAGGCATCCAGCAAACAAATTAATACTGATCACATGATTTGCATCAAATTGGAAAGTTGGTTTTACAGAGCTATCAT is part of the Quercus robur chromosome 9, dhQueRobu3.1, whole genome shotgun sequence genome and harbors:
- the LOC126698441 gene encoding transcription factor MYB14-like gives rise to the protein MVRAPCCEKMGLKKGPWTPEEDQVLINYIQLYGHGNWRALPKQAGLLRCGKSCRLRWTNYLRPDIKRGNFSREEEDTIIKLHEMLGNRWSAIAARLPGRTDNEIKNVWHTHLKKRLKQNQANPETKRSFNNNISKYYHDALRELELEPVNFSSHAKSESLEYRAVSPQECSSDMSTVTISDNNNENKVCLKVESPRNFPEIDENFWSELSTENSEVVMSEFSAVDGDAQLQFQFSPLMTMEPIHGYGSNMHDSMDYFWFNLFNRAGELPELPDV